Proteins from a single region of Synechococcus sp. WH 8109:
- a CDS encoding ribonuclease J: MVNNARSSKGQEPCLRVIPLGGLHEIGKNTCVFEYGDDLMLVDAGLAFPSDGMHGVNVVLPDTSFLRENQKRIRGMIVTHGHEDHIGGIAHHLKHFNIPVIYGPRLALSMLTGKMDEAGVRDRTTLQTVGPRDVVKVGQHFSVEFIRNTHSMADSFSLAISTPVGTVIFTGDFKFDHTPVDGENFDMARLAHHGDKGVLCLFSDSTNSEVPGFCPPERSVFPNLDRHIGNAEGRVIVTTFASSIHRVSMILGLALKNGRKVGLLGRSMLNVIAKARELGYMRAPDELFVPIKQINDVPDRETLLLMTGSQGEPLAALSRISRGEHPQVKVKTTDTIIFSASPIPGNTISVVNTIDKLMMLGAKVVYGKGQGIHVSGHGFQEDQKLMLALTRPKFFVPVHGEHRMLVQHSRTGHSMGVPVDNTLIIDNGDVVELTPDSIRKGNAVKAGIELLDQSRNGIVDARVLKERQQLAEDGVVTILAAISTDGAMVAPPRVNLRGVVTTADARKMSLWVEREIKWVLENRWKQLCRNTGGKAPEVDWMGVQREVEVGLGRRMRRELQVEPLILCLVQPAPGGTPVYKGRADAEPDDRPAPRGRGGRGGGSPYGRRNGGGGGTPAPVRNNQGNGRSGSATPAPVRAAAATAVVEKVAPQSQPVAEKAAPASPEPEMPAGRTRRRRSAAS; the protein is encoded by the coding sequence ATGGTCAACAACGCGCGATCCAGCAAGGGTCAGGAGCCCTGCCTTCGGGTGATTCCCCTGGGTGGTCTCCACGAGATCGGCAAGAACACCTGTGTGTTCGAGTACGGCGATGACCTGATGCTGGTGGATGCCGGTCTGGCCTTCCCCAGCGACGGCATGCATGGGGTGAATGTGGTGCTGCCCGACACCAGCTTCCTGCGCGAGAACCAGAAGCGGATCCGCGGCATGATCGTCACCCACGGTCATGAAGACCACATCGGTGGCATCGCCCATCACCTCAAGCACTTCAACATTCCGGTGATCTACGGGCCGCGGCTGGCCCTCTCGATGCTCACCGGCAAGATGGATGAGGCCGGTGTCCGCGACCGCACCACCCTGCAGACCGTAGGTCCGCGCGATGTGGTGAAGGTGGGTCAGCACTTCTCTGTGGAGTTCATCCGCAACACCCACTCGATGGCCGACAGCTTCTCGCTGGCCATTTCCACACCGGTGGGAACCGTGATTTTCACGGGTGACTTCAAGTTCGACCACACCCCGGTCGACGGCGAAAACTTCGATATGGCCCGCCTCGCCCACCACGGTGACAAGGGAGTCCTGTGTCTGTTCAGCGATTCCACCAACTCCGAGGTTCCTGGCTTCTGCCCGCCGGAGCGCTCGGTCTTTCCCAACCTGGATCGTCACATCGGCAATGCCGAAGGGCGGGTGATTGTGACCACCTTCGCCAGCTCGATTCATCGCGTTTCGATGATTTTGGGGCTGGCTTTGAAGAACGGCCGCAAGGTGGGGCTGCTGGGCCGCTCCATGCTCAATGTGATCGCCAAGGCGCGGGAACTGGGCTACATGCGCGCACCGGATGAACTGTTTGTGCCGATCAAGCAGATCAACGATGTGCCCGATCGGGAAACTCTGCTGCTGATGACCGGCAGCCAGGGTGAGCCGCTGGCCGCCCTGAGCCGCATTTCCCGCGGTGAGCATCCCCAGGTGAAGGTGAAGACCACCGACACGATCATCTTCTCGGCCAGCCCAATCCCGGGAAACACGATTTCCGTGGTAAACACCATCGACAAGCTGATGATGCTGGGCGCCAAGGTCGTTTACGGCAAGGGCCAAGGCATCCACGTCTCCGGCCATGGCTTCCAGGAAGACCAGAAACTGATGCTGGCCCTCACCCGGCCCAAGTTCTTCGTGCCGGTGCACGGTGAGCACCGGATGTTGGTGCAGCACTCCCGCACCGGCCATTCGATGGGGGTTCCGGTCGACAACACCCTGATCATCGACAACGGTGATGTGGTGGAGCTCACCCCGGATTCGATCCGCAAAGGCAATGCCGTGAAGGCGGGCATCGAGCTGCTGGATCAATCCCGCAACGGCATCGTCGATGCCCGGGTACTGAAGGAACGCCAGCAGCTGGCGGAAGACGGCGTCGTGACGATCCTGGCCGCCATCAGCACCGATGGCGCCATGGTGGCTCCGCCGCGGGTGAATCTGCGGGGTGTGGTCACCACAGCTGATGCCCGCAAGATGTCGTTGTGGGTGGAGCGTGAAATCAAGTGGGTGCTCGAAAACCGCTGGAAGCAGCTCTGCCGCAACACCGGTGGCAAGGCGCCGGAGGTGGACTGGATGGGTGTGCAGCGTGAAGTGGAGGTGGGCCTCGGCCGCCGGATGCGCCGTGAACTGCAGGTGGAGCCGCTGATCCTCTGTCTGGTGCAGCCGGCTCCTGGTGGCACGCCGGTCTACAAGGGTCGTGCCGATGCTGAGCCCGATGACCGTCCGGCTCCCCGTGGTCGCGGTGGCCGTGGCGGTGGCTCTCCCTATGGCCGTCGCAACGGCGGTGGCGGTGGAACCCCCGCTCCGGTGCGGAACAACCAGGGCAATGGCCGGTCTGGCTCGGCAACACCAGCCCCCGTGCGTGCCGCGGCGGCAACCGCAGTGGTGGAGAAAGTGGCCCCTCAGTCGCAACCGGTGGCTGAAAAGGCTGCCCCGGCTTCCCCGGAGCCGGAGATGCCGGCAGGCCGCACCCGTCGTCGTCGTTCAGCGGCCAGCTGA
- a CDS encoding aspartate-semialdehyde dehydrogenase, whose translation MSSTLPNRPLNVAVLGASGAVGQELLLLLDERSFPVGELKLLASARSAGQTQAWNGRTLTVEEVSAQSFEGIDLVLASAGGSVSKQWREEITAAGAVMVDNSSAFRMEDGVPLVVPEVNPDAAFAHKGVIANPNCTTILLTLALAPLAAKRAMRRVVVSTYQSASGAGARAMEELKNLSQTVLDGGTPKGEVLPYSLAFNLFLHNSPLQANSYCEEEMKMVNETRKIMGLPDLCFTATCVRVPVLRAHSEAVNIEFESPFPVDEARELLEAAPGVELIDDPAANRFPMPTDVTGRDPVAIGRIRQDISDANALELWLCGDQIRKGAALNAVQIAELLIKK comes from the coding sequence TTGTCTTCGACCCTTCCCAATCGCCCTCTCAACGTTGCTGTTCTCGGTGCCAGCGGTGCTGTTGGCCAGGAACTGCTGCTGCTGCTTGACGAGCGCAGTTTCCCCGTTGGCGAGCTGAAGCTGCTGGCGTCGGCCCGTTCGGCTGGCCAGACCCAAGCCTGGAATGGTCGCACCCTCACGGTGGAAGAGGTTTCGGCACAATCCTTTGAAGGGATCGACCTGGTACTGGCCTCAGCCGGTGGTTCCGTTTCCAAGCAGTGGCGCGAGGAGATCACCGCTGCCGGTGCGGTGATGGTGGACAACTCCAGTGCCTTCCGAATGGAAGACGGTGTGCCGCTGGTTGTGCCCGAGGTCAATCCTGATGCGGCCTTTGCCCACAAGGGTGTGATCGCCAACCCGAACTGCACAACGATCCTGCTCACCCTGGCCCTGGCTCCTTTGGCGGCCAAGCGGGCGATGCGCCGGGTGGTGGTGAGCACCTACCAATCCGCCAGTGGTGCCGGTGCCAGGGCCATGGAGGAGCTGAAAAACCTTTCGCAGACGGTGCTGGATGGTGGCACTCCGAAGGGAGAGGTGTTGCCTTACTCCCTGGCGTTCAACCTCTTTCTGCACAACTCTCCCCTACAAGCCAACAGCTATTGCGAGGAGGAGATGAAGATGGTGAATGAGACCCGCAAAATCATGGGTCTGCCGGATCTGTGCTTCACCGCCACCTGCGTGCGGGTGCCCGTGCTGAGGGCCCATTCCGAAGCGGTGAACATCGAGTTCGAGTCCCCCTTCCCGGTTGATGAGGCACGTGAGCTGCTCGAGGCTGCACCTGGTGTGGAGTTGATTGACGACCCGGCAGCGAACCGTTTCCCGATGCCGACGGATGTGACCGGTCGCGACCCGGTGGCGATCGGGCGGATCCGGCAGGACATCAGTGACGCCAATGCTCTGGAGCTCTGGCTGTGTGGGGATCAGATCCGCAAGGGAGCGGCGCTTAACGCTGTTCAGATCGCTGAACTGTTGATAAAGAAGTGA
- the dapA gene encoding 4-hydroxy-tetrahydrodipicolinate synthase produces MTQATTLSPTPFGRVVTAMVTPFDASGAVDLSVAANLARHLVDQGSDGLLLCGTTGESPTLSWDEQLKLLQAVSDAVGSDAKVLAGTGSNSTAEAVEATKEAAAAGADGALVVVPYYNKPPQEGLEAHFRAIAEAAPELPLMLYNIPGRTGCSIAPATVARLMDCPNVVSFKAASGTTEEVTALRLACGPQLAIYSGDDGLTLPMLAVGAVGVVSVGSHVAGPEIRAMIDSYLNGDGASALAQHDALIPLFKALFATTNPIPVKAALELNGWSVGVPRLPLCPLSDEMKRSLSNAMAALRQT; encoded by the coding sequence ATGACCCAGGCCACCACCCTCTCGCCAACCCCCTTCGGTCGTGTGGTCACCGCGATGGTGACCCCCTTTGATGCCAGCGGTGCTGTGGATCTCAGCGTTGCCGCAAACCTGGCTCGGCATCTCGTGGATCAGGGCTCCGATGGGTTGCTGTTGTGCGGCACCACCGGTGAATCGCCGACCCTCAGCTGGGACGAGCAATTGAAGCTGCTGCAAGCAGTGAGTGATGCCGTAGGCAGTGACGCCAAGGTGTTGGCGGGCACAGGCAGCAATTCCACAGCGGAAGCGGTGGAGGCCACCAAGGAAGCGGCGGCGGCCGGCGCCGATGGCGCTCTCGTTGTGGTGCCCTATTACAACAAGCCCCCCCAGGAGGGCCTGGAGGCCCATTTCCGGGCCATCGCTGAAGCGGCTCCTGAACTTCCGTTGATGCTTTACAACATCCCTGGCCGCACCGGCTGCAGCATCGCCCCGGCCACGGTGGCCCGGCTGATGGACTGCCCCAATGTGGTGAGTTTCAAGGCCGCCAGCGGCACCACGGAAGAGGTCACGGCTTTGCGGCTGGCCTGCGGTCCGCAGTTGGCGATCTACAGCGGTGACGACGGCCTCACCCTGCCGATGCTTGCGGTGGGTGCTGTGGGTGTGGTGAGTGTGGGCAGCCATGTGGCGGGCCCTGAGATCCGCGCCATGATCGACTCCTATCTGAACGGAGATGGTGCCTCCGCACTCGCCCAGCACGACGCGTTGATTCCCCTGTTTAAGGCTCTGTTCGCCACCACTAATCCGATTCCCGTCAAGGCTGCCCTGGAACTCAATGGCTGGTCTGTCGGTGTGCCCCGTCTGCCCCTGTGCCCCCTCTCTGACGAAATGAAACGTTCGCTTTCCAACGCCATGGCCGCCCTCCGTCAGACCTAG
- the clpP gene encoding ATP-dependent Clp endopeptidase proteolytic subunit ClpP: MIDARSHHPIQNRWRAAMPVSAPGPLPTVVEQSGRGDRAFDIYSRLLRERIIFLGTGVDDAVADALVAQMLFLEAEDPEKDIQIYINSPGGSVTAGLAIYDTMQQVAPDVVTICYGLAASMGAFLLSGGTKGKRLALPNARIMIHQPLGGAQGQAVDIEIQAKEILYLKETLNGLMAEHTGQPLDKISEDTDRDYFLSPAEAVEYGLIDRVVDSSGDGGIITES, from the coding sequence GTGATCGACGCCCGCAGTCACCACCCCATCCAGAACCGCTGGCGGGCCGCCATGCCCGTCTCGGCACCGGGGCCGCTGCCCACGGTTGTGGAACAGTCCGGTCGCGGCGACCGCGCCTTCGACATCTATTCCCGCCTGCTGAGGGAGCGGATTATTTTCCTCGGCACCGGCGTGGATGACGCCGTTGCCGATGCCCTTGTGGCGCAGATGCTTTTTCTCGAAGCCGAGGATCCAGAGAAGGACATTCAGATTTACATCAACTCCCCGGGAGGGTCGGTCACCGCTGGGCTGGCTATCTACGACACGATGCAGCAGGTCGCCCCTGACGTGGTGACCATCTGCTACGGCCTCGCCGCCAGCATGGGTGCCTTCCTGCTCTCCGGAGGCACCAAGGGCAAGCGTCTTGCTCTGCCGAATGCCCGGATCATGATTCACCAACCCCTCGGTGGTGCCCAGGGGCAGGCGGTGGACATCGAGATCCAGGCCAAGGAAATCCTCTACCTCAAGGAAACCCTGAACGGGTTGATGGCGGAGCACACCGGCCAGCCGCTCGACAAGATCTCGGAAGACACCGACCGCGACTACTTCCTTTCTCCGGCAGAAGCGGTTGAATACGGCCTGATCGATCGCGTGGTGGACAGTTCCGGGGACGGAGGAATCATTACGGAGAGCTGA
- a CDS encoding aspartate kinase, translated as MALLVQKFGGTSVGSVERIKAVADRIGRCREDGHDMVVVVSAMGHTTDELTGLANAITSTPTQREMDMLLASGEQVSIALLAMALNAQGVSATSMTGPQVGIATESTHGRARILGIRTDRIRNRLAAGQVVVVAGFQGTSTSSDGLNEITTLGRGGSDTSAVALAAALGADACEIYTDVPGVLSTDPRKVSDAQLMETISCDEMLELASLGASVLHPRAVEIARNYGVKLMVRSSWSDAPGTRITSRSARPISSSGLELGSPVDGMEEVDGQAVLALSRIPDQPGIAARLFEALSEARINVDLIIQATHEGSSNDITFTVAEADLELARAVSQTVLDQLGGDLASEAGLTKLSISGAGIMGRPGIAAGLFNCLCQQGINLRLIATSEVKVSCVIDSGAGSKAVQAVQEAFHLEDSQIRINPTDNGSGEPEVRGVALDRDQVQLSVRHVPDRPGTAAALCSALADNSISLDAIVQSERQHSDGSRDITFILRKNDRARADVALAPLLAQWPGAALEDGEAIARVSAVGAGMPATPGTAGRMFRALADAGINIGLIATSEIRTSCVVAEDAGVQALQVVHAGFGLGGEERHTAQGTASPHDPD; from the coding sequence ATGGCCCTCCTGGTGCAGAAATTCGGGGGCACCTCCGTCGGCAGCGTGGAACGCATCAAGGCGGTGGCTGATCGGATCGGTCGTTGCCGGGAGGACGGGCACGACATGGTTGTGGTGGTCTCCGCCATGGGCCACACAACCGATGAATTGACGGGTCTGGCCAACGCCATCACCTCCACCCCCACCCAGCGGGAGATGGATATGCTGCTGGCCAGTGGCGAACAGGTTTCGATCGCCTTGCTGGCGATGGCCTTGAACGCCCAGGGGGTCAGTGCGACGTCGATGACCGGTCCGCAGGTGGGCATTGCCACGGAATCCACCCATGGCCGGGCCCGAATCCTCGGGATCCGCACCGACCGAATCCGCAACCGCCTCGCGGCTGGCCAGGTGGTGGTGGTGGCCGGTTTCCAGGGCACCAGCACCAGCAGCGATGGCCTCAACGAAATCACCACCCTCGGGCGCGGAGGATCCGACACCTCCGCTGTCGCCCTGGCGGCGGCCCTGGGTGCCGATGCCTGCGAGATCTACACCGACGTTCCGGGTGTGCTCAGCACCGATCCGCGCAAGGTGTCCGATGCCCAGCTGATGGAGACGATCAGCTGCGACGAAATGCTGGAACTCGCCAGCCTTGGCGCCTCCGTGCTGCATCCCAGGGCCGTTGAGATCGCCCGTAACTACGGCGTGAAACTTATGGTGCGCTCCAGTTGGAGCGATGCCCCCGGCACCCGGATCACCAGCCGTTCAGCCCGTCCGATCAGCAGCAGCGGCCTGGAGCTTGGTAGTCCTGTGGATGGGATGGAGGAAGTGGACGGACAAGCCGTGCTCGCCCTCTCCCGCATTCCCGATCAGCCTGGGATTGCCGCACGCCTGTTTGAAGCCCTCTCCGAGGCGAGAATCAATGTGGACCTGATCATTCAGGCCACCCACGAGGGCAGCAGCAATGACATCACCTTCACGGTGGCGGAAGCGGATCTCGAGCTGGCCCGCGCTGTAAGCCAGACGGTTCTGGATCAACTGGGCGGCGATCTGGCGTCCGAAGCAGGGCTGACGAAGCTGAGCATCAGCGGGGCCGGAATCATGGGGCGCCCTGGCATTGCCGCCGGCCTGTTCAACTGCCTGTGTCAGCAAGGCATCAACCTCCGCCTGATAGCCACAAGTGAGGTGAAGGTGAGCTGCGTGATCGACTCCGGCGCCGGCAGCAAAGCGGTTCAAGCCGTGCAGGAGGCCTTCCACCTGGAGGACTCGCAAATCCGCATCAATCCCACCGACAACGGCAGCGGCGAACCGGAAGTGCGAGGCGTCGCCCTCGACCGCGACCAGGTGCAACTGAGTGTTCGCCACGTGCCCGATCGACCCGGGACCGCAGCGGCGCTGTGTTCAGCCCTGGCGGACAACAGCATCAGCCTCGATGCGATCGTTCAATCGGAACGGCAACACAGCGACGGATCGCGGGACATCACCTTCATCCTGCGCAAGAACGACCGTGCCCGCGCCGATGTGGCCCTGGCCCCCCTACTGGCACAGTGGCCCGGCGCAGCTCTCGAGGATGGTGAGGCCATTGCCCGGGTGAGTGCTGTGGGCGCTGGAATGCCGGCAACGCCAGGAACGGCAGGGCGCATGTTCCGTGCGCTGGCGGACGCCGGCATCAACATCGGTCTAATCGCCACCAGCGAAATCAGAACCAGCTGCGTGGTGGCCGAAGATGCTGGCGTTCAGGCACTCCAGGTGGTGCACGCCGGATTCGGACTGGGAGGTGAAGAGCGTCACACCGCCCAAGGCACCGCTTCACCGCACGACCCCGACTAA
- the tig gene encoding trigger factor codes for MSAAALKVTTEARPSSRLAVTVTVPGERCKTSYEDAITSLSRSINLPGFRKGKVPRTVLVQQLGGVRIKATALEKLIDNAWRDAIKQESLEPISQPDLSSGFDGLLESFEPGEELTFTLEADVAPTPKLKTTKGLKAEFETVAYDASRVDAMLEDSRKQMATVVPVEGRTAKNGDIAVLGFKGTYSDDGSEIEGGSADSMDVDLENGRMIPGFIEGVIGMKVGETKTVDCQFPDDYQKEDARGRKAAFEIEMKDLKTRELPELDDEFAKQASEQETLADLRKDLEQRLKDDAERRQTSNRRDALVAALVEQLEVELPEALIQQESRNLLEQTAAQFAQQGMDVKSLFTPDLVRNLMQNSRPEAEERLRRSFALTALAEAEDIKLDDKDVDAKIKEVKKELSADAKIDPERLRQAVMDDLMQDRLMGWLEEHSTLTEKAPAADDSEPSAKKKPAAKKTAANSKSKADAKD; via the coding sequence ATGAGCGCTGCAGCCCTGAAGGTGACCACCGAAGCCCGCCCCAGCAGCCGCCTGGCGGTGACGGTCACCGTTCCTGGGGAGCGCTGCAAGACCAGTTACGAAGACGCCATCACCAGCCTGAGCCGCAGCATCAACCTGCCGGGCTTCCGCAAGGGCAAGGTGCCGCGCACGGTGCTGGTGCAGCAGTTAGGAGGCGTGCGGATCAAAGCCACGGCTCTGGAAAAGCTGATCGACAACGCCTGGCGTGACGCCATCAAGCAGGAATCGCTGGAACCAATCAGTCAGCCAGATCTGAGCAGTGGTTTCGACGGCTTACTGGAGAGCTTTGAGCCCGGCGAGGAACTCACCTTCACCCTGGAAGCCGACGTCGCCCCGACGCCGAAGCTGAAAACCACCAAGGGCCTGAAGGCGGAATTCGAAACCGTCGCCTACGACGCATCGCGGGTCGACGCGATGCTTGAAGACTCCCGCAAGCAGATGGCAACGGTCGTGCCGGTGGAAGGTCGTACCGCCAAGAACGGCGACATCGCTGTGCTCGGCTTCAAGGGCACCTACAGCGATGACGGCAGCGAGATCGAGGGCGGCAGTGCCGATTCGATGGATGTGGACCTGGAAAACGGCCGGATGATCCCCGGCTTCATCGAAGGGGTCATCGGCATGAAGGTCGGCGAGACCAAAACCGTGGATTGCCAATTCCCTGACGACTACCAGAAGGAGGACGCCCGCGGACGTAAGGCCGCCTTCGAGATCGAAATGAAGGACCTCAAGACCCGCGAACTGCCCGAGCTGGATGACGAATTCGCCAAGCAGGCCAGCGAACAGGAAACCCTGGCGGACCTGCGCAAAGACCTGGAGCAGCGGCTCAAGGACGACGCCGAACGCCGTCAGACCAGCAACCGCCGCGATGCCCTCGTCGCCGCCCTGGTGGAGCAGCTGGAGGTGGAGCTGCCGGAAGCCCTGATCCAACAGGAAAGCCGCAACCTGCTGGAGCAGACCGCAGCCCAATTCGCCCAGCAGGGAATGGATGTGAAGTCGCTGTTCACTCCCGACCTGGTGCGCAACCTGATGCAGAATTCCCGCCCCGAGGCTGAAGAGCGTCTGCGCCGCAGTTTTGCCCTCACCGCCCTGGCTGAAGCAGAGGACATCAAGCTCGACGACAAGGATGTGGACGCCAAGATCAAGGAGGTGAAGAAAGAGCTCTCCGCCGATGCCAAGATTGATCCCGAGCGCCTACGTCAGGCCGTGATGGATGACCTAATGCAGGATCGTCTGATGGGCTGGCTCGAGGAGCACAGCACCCTCACCGAAAAGGCACCGGCTGCGGATGACAGCGAGCCTTCGGCCAAGAAAAAGCCCGCCGCCAAGAAGACCGCGGCCAACAGCAAGTCCAAAGCGGACGCCAAGGACTGA